AAAACGGCGAACTCTGCGGAAACTGCCGCGTCAAAGACACCGTCTGGATCACCATCCAGCCCCGCGTCCAGTGCATACTCTGCCCCACCTGCGGCTCCACCAAAACCGCAGGCATCTGGAGCGACTGCCCCGTCGAACGCGACGAACTCGCATACAACCTCATCAACTCCGCAATATCCATCCACAAAGACGTAACCGACATCCAGAAAGACATTCACATCGTTGACATCAGCGTCAACCGCTCCATTGCAACCGTCTTCGTCTCCGGCACCCTCTACGGCGTCCCTGTAGAAACCACCCAGAAAGTCAAACTCGTCTGGGCGCGCGAACAGTGCGACCGCTGCTGCCGCATCTCCGGCAGCTACTACGAAGGCGTCATTCAGGTCCGGGCTACCGGCAGAAAACCCACCCCGTTTGAACTCCGCCGCGCCGCAGAAATCGCCTACCAGATAGAAGACCAGCTCCAGACCGCCGGCGACCGGCTCTCGTTTGTCTCCGACATTGACGAACAAAAAGACGGAATCGACATCATCTTCAGCTCCCAGACCATCGGCAGCGCAATCTCCCACGACATCTGCGGAGCACTCGGCGGAACCTTCACCACCCACCCCAAACTCGTCGGAGAAAAAGCCGGCGTCAAACTCTACCGCGTCACCTACTCCATCCGTCTTCCCCGCTTCTCCCGCGGTGACATCATCAGACACGACCGCGGCTACTTCCGCATCCTCCGCCAGACCAAAGACATGCTCTTCGTCTCCGACCTTGCAACCGGTCAGTCCCGCAACTTCAGGGAAGAAGACAGCGACGTCTTCATCGCAAACATCCACACCGCCGAACCCGCATCAATCATCTACCGCGATGCAGGCGCCCTCGGCATCCTTGACCCTGCAACCCAGGAAGTCCGCGAAATTCCCGACTACGCATGGATAGAAGCAGACGCAGGCGACACCCTCCTCATCGTCCGTGACCACGACACCCTCATTCCCGCAGGCAAAACCGATGAAAGTCCGCAGGATCCCGAAGAATCAGTTGCCGGAATGCAGGTCTGAACCCTGGGTTGACCAGACCCGCAGACCCTACTGCTGCGGGGAAGACGCCTACCTCCCCGTCCGGGCAGGATTCCCCTATGACCTTGACCTCCCCGAACGGCAGCCCTACACCGGCCCCGGCTACCAGCGGCTCGGCGACACCCTCCTTCTCCACGGCGACGCCCCGACCGCAGATGCACTCACCACCCTCATTGACTGGGAACATCCCGCCTGCATCCTGCACCTCAACCATCATGACGGCGTCATGCGGCTGCCTGACGTCACCGTCCTTTTTGGAACGCCCCACGACGTCACGTTCCGCGAAACCGGCATCACCTACACCCTCAACCCCGCAAAAGTCATGTTTTCGCAGGGAAACCGGCTCGAAAAACAGCGGATCAGAAACCTCATCCGTCCGGGCGAACAGGTCGCCGACATGTTCGCCGGTATCGGCTACTTCACCCTCTCCGCCGCAGTTGCCGGAGCAGTCGTGCATGCAATGGAGATCAATCCCGACTCCTGCGGATACCTGCGGAGAAACGCTGAGGCAAACGGTGTCGCAGACACCGTCACCATCGACTGCGGCGACTGCCGCACTCACCTTGCCGGCCCCTACGACCGCATCCTCATGGGACACTTCGACGCCCCCGACTTCCTTTCTGCCGCCCTTGCCCATGCAAAGTCCGGCACCGTCCTCCACGTTCACGGCCTCGGCGACCGCACCGGAGACCTTACCGACACCCTGCAAGGAGCAGGTTTTAGGTATTCTCTCAGCGAACATAAAGTAAAGAAATATGCAAGCCGCACCTGGCACTGCGTATGGGACATAGAACTCAGATGAGACCGACGCTTGAACACAAACGCATCGTACTGGCGGTCACGGGCAGTATTGCCGCAGTTGAGACGATCAAACTCGCCCACGAACTGCGGCGCCGCGGCGCCGCAGTCACCGGCATCCTCAGCCCTGCCGCCTGCGGCATCATCCACCCTGACGCCCTTACCTACGCCTGCGCAGAGCCTGCCCTCACGAAAATAACCGGCATGGTTGAACATGTCCTCTACTGCGGAGAAGGAGGAAAAGCCGACCTGCTCTTAATTGCGCCCGCAACCGCCAACAC
The window above is part of the Methanocorpusculum vombati genome. Proteins encoded here:
- a CDS encoding 60S ribosomal export protein NMD3; this encodes MTLTSGFCPKCGAPSENGELCGNCRVKDTVWITIQPRVQCILCPTCGSTKTAGIWSDCPVERDELAYNLINSAISIHKDVTDIQKDIHIVDISVNRSIATVFVSGTLYGVPVETTQKVKLVWAREQCDRCCRISGSYYEGVIQVRATGRKPTPFELRRAAEIAYQIEDQLQTAGDRLSFVSDIDEQKDGIDIIFSSQTIGSAISHDICGALGGTFTTHPKLVGEKAGVKLYRVTYSIRLPRFSRGDIIRHDRGYFRILRQTKDMLFVSDLATGQSRNFREEDSDVFIANIHTAEPASIIYRDAGALGILDPATQEVREIPDYAWIEADAGDTLLIVRDHDTLIPAGKTDESPQDPEESVAGMQV
- a CDS encoding class I SAM-dependent methyltransferase — its product is MKVRRIPKNQLPECRSEPWVDQTRRPYCCGEDAYLPVRAGFPYDLDLPERQPYTGPGYQRLGDTLLLHGDAPTADALTTLIDWEHPACILHLNHHDGVMRLPDVTVLFGTPHDVTFRETGITYTLNPAKVMFSQGNRLEKQRIRNLIRPGEQVADMFAGIGYFTLSAAVAGAVVHAMEINPDSCGYLRRNAEANGVADTVTIDCGDCRTHLAGPYDRILMGHFDAPDFLSAALAHAKSGTVLHVHGLGDRTGDLTDTLQGAGFRYSLSEHKVKKYASRTWHCVWDIELR